In the genome of Cryptomeria japonica chromosome 8, Sugi_1.0, whole genome shotgun sequence, one region contains:
- the LOC131067031 gene encoding ABC transporter B family member 19-like, which translates to MEGDSDRKVSPERDEKETEKAMKGNQKAFSVPLYSIFSFADSLDCLLILVGTLGAVGTGLVLPIYALVFSETLYEIGSSTGKPEYALYTVYLAIAAFAVGWAERQTTRMRYKYLEAILKQDVAVFDTQIRTGAILDSFSTDFLLIQESLGDKMASFMSHLTTVVAGLALSLRYAWPVGLVVLAIVPLVVAVGASYASLLSKVTYKAQTASGVAATITEEVLSQIRTVYSYVGESKAMASYSKMLKSTVKLEYQEGLVKGVGMGAVMAISYSSWALLCWYGGILTRKGIYKPADILSSLLNMLFGVVAIGYAVSSLTFIVKGVAAYKKIMEIINQTPILKDNMIDGPEADQLEGIIKFKNVCFSYSSRPDAIVLHDFNLLIPARKTLALVGGSGSGKTTVISLLERFYEPTQGQILVDELDIKRLNTKWLRQQIGLVSQEPVLFSISIKENILYGKEDANEEEVMAAAKASNAHDFITNFPEGYNTKVGERGAQLSGGQKQRIALARAILKNPKILLLDEATSALDSASERLIQLTLNELMIGRTTVVIAHRLSTIKKVDTIAVMKDGCIVEMGSHDQLMAKEDGGAYFSLINLQAPDYSNNDTEQTLQVMPNLRYIYK; encoded by the exons ATGGAAGGAGATTCTGATAGAAAGGTCAGTCCCGAAAGAGATGAAAAAGAAACAGAAAAAGCTATGAAGGGGAATCAAAAAGCTTTCTCTGTTCCACTCTACAGTATTTTCTCTTTTGCAGATTCCCTTGATTGCCTTCTCATACTTGTGGGAACACTTGGAGCAGTTGGAACTGGTCTTGTCCTTCCCATCTACGCTTTAGTCTTCTCTGAAACTCTGTACGAAATAGGTTCAAGTACTGGTAAACCTGAG TATGCCTTGTATACAGTTTACCTTGCTATTGCGGCTTTTGCAGTTGGATGGGCAG AGAGACAGACTACAAGGATGAGATACAAATATCTAGAAGCCATATTGAAGCAGGATGTGGCAGTGTTCGATACACAGATAAGGACTGGAGCTATTCTGGATAGCTTTTCTACCGATTTTCTTCTTATCCAAGAGTCTCTTGGTGATAAG ATGGCCAGCTTTATGTCCCATCTAACAACAGTAGTTGCTGGGCTTGCTTTATCACTGAGATATGCATGGCCTGTGGGTCTAGTTGTCCTTGCCATTGTACCACTGGTCGTCGCAGTAGGGGCTTCCTATGCATCTCTTCTCTCCAAGGTGACTTATAAAGCTCAAACAGCATCCGGAGTCGCGGCAACCATTACTGAAGAA GTGCTTTCACAAATTCGAACTGTTTATTCCTATGTTGGGGAGTCTAAGGCCATGGCATCTTATTCAAAGATGTTAAAATCTACAGTTAAGTTGGAGTACCAAGAAGGACTGGTTAAGGGTGTTGGAATGGGTGCTGTAATGGCCATATCTTATAGTTCGTGGGCTCTGCTTTGCTGGTATGGAGGAATCCTAACGAGGAAAGGCATTTATAAACCTGCAGATATTTTGTCTTCGCTTTTAAATATGCTTTTTGGAGTAGT AGCCATAGGGTACGCGGTATCAAGCCTAACTTTCATAGTAAAGGGAGTGGCTGCTTATAAAAAAATAATGGAGATCATTAACCAGACACCAATCTTAAAAGACAATATGATTGATGGGCCTGAAGCAGATCAACTGGAAGGCATCATCAAATTTAAGAACGTTTGCTTCAGCTATTCTTCACGTCCAGATGCCATTGTTTTACACGATTTTAACTTGCTAATACCAGCAAGAAAAACACTAGCTCTTGTTGGTGGCAGTGGCTCGGGAAAGACCACTGTAATTTCTCTTCTAGAAAGGTTTTATGAACCTACTCAAG GACAAATACTAGTAGATGAGCTTGACATTAAAAGACTCAATACAAAGTGGCTAAGGCAACAGATAGGGCTGGTAAGTCAAGAGCCTGTTCTCTTTTCAATAAGCATAAAGGAAAACATACTGTATGGAAAGGAGGATGCTAATGAAGAAGAAGTGATGGCGGCTGCAAAGGCTTCCAATGCACATGATTTTATTACCAACTTCCCTGAAGGGTATAATACCAAG GTAGGGGAAAGAGGAGCACAACTTTCTGGGGGGCAGAAACAAAGAATTGCACTGGCAAGAGCAATTTTGAAGAATCCAAAGATATTACTTTTGGATGAGGCCACCAGTGCCCTCGATTCTGCTTCTGAGCGTCTTATTCAGCTGACTCTCAATGAGCTTATGATTGGCAGAACAACGGTGGTGATAGCACACCGCTTATCTACTATTAAGAAGGTCGATACCATAGCTGTTATGAAAGATGGGTGTATTGTTGAAATGGGAAGCCATGATCAACTAATGGCCAAAGAGGATGGAGGCGCATATTTTTCTCTAATAAATTTGCAGGCACCAGATTACTCTAATAATGACACAGAGCAGACGTTACAAGTAATGCcaaatttaaggtatatatataAATAG
- the LOC131067032 gene encoding ABC transporter B family member 19-like, whose product MPESNETQIPIVDAQIYESNENEKVTVSKIDSEDMTSKGSAMRLLKMSATDWPYAIMGTFGSIIQGCLVPIVGLFMAISITNFFIQNHSEMERKIRIAAFVYIGIALAALLGNALQQFCLGIIGGNLSEKVREKMLAAILRNEISWFDKDENGSLKISSRISSDGTHVKSVIEQVFLIAQNLTNIVASLIICFTAQWQVSLILFAAYPILVLGNMSQKMSDKGFGGDQAKAHNEATVVAGEAVSNIRTLIAFNAEKKVLSLFQKLLAKPVRRSFRKGQIAGLLYGLSQLGLYCSYALALWNAWRLVSNGTASFTEVIVASTVMFFASSTLSETMTLVPNFVKSREAVKSVFKILDRQTRMEPEDPEAFNVEHLKGDIEFRNVTFCYPNRPQFIVFENLDLKLEAGKSLALVGSSGCGKSSIIALIERFYDPTEGTVLIDEMDIRSYHLRSLRLNISLVQQEPALFATSIRDNILYGKKNASEEEVINAARIANAHEFISKLPDGYGTLVGERGVEMSGGQKQRLAIARAVLKNPAILLLDEATSGLDAESERVVQEALERVMEGRTSIIVAHRLSTIKNVATIAVVKEGRIAEQGSHSELMATPNGEYNRLLNLKASHRAESIEQEFISLSG is encoded by the exons ATGCCCGAAAGCAATGAGACACAGATTCCAATTGTAGATGCACAAATATATGAAAGCAATGAGAATGAAAAAGTGACAGTTTCAAAGATAGATTCAGAAGATATGACATCCAAGGGTTCTGCCATGAGATTGTTGAAAATGAGTGCAACAGATTGGCCATATGCAATCATGGGCACATTTGGGTCAATTATACAGGGTTGTCTAGTCCCGATAGTTGGTCTATTTATGGCTATATCTATAACCAACTTCTTCATACAGAATCATTCTGAAATGGAGCGCAAGATTAGGATAGCTGCCTTCGTGTATATTGGTATTGCTCTCGCTGCATTGCTAGGCAACGCGTTGCAGCAGTTTTGCCTTGGGATAATCGGAGGAAATTTAAGCGAAAAAGTTCGAGAGAAGATGCTTGCAG CCATTTTGCGTAATGAGATATCTTGGTTCGATAAAGATGAGAATGGCAGCCTTAAAATCTCCTCCCGCATTTCTTCCGACGGGACTCACGTAAAGAGTGTAATTGAACAAGTATTTCTTATTGCCCAGAACCTCACCAATATTGTTGCTTCCTTGATAATATGCTTTACAGCCCAATGGCAAGTCAGCTTAATCCTTTTCGCCGCATACCCTATTCTTGTTTTGGGAAACATGTCTCAG AAAATGTCAGATAAGGGATTCGGTGGAGATCAAGCCAAGGCGCACAACGAAGCCACCGTTGTGGCAGGCGAAGCAGTGAGCAATATCAGAACACTTATAGCATTCAACGCAGAGAAGAAAGTTCTGTCTTTATTTCAGAAATTGCTCGCTAAACCGGTGAGACGCAGCTTCAGAAAAGGGCAAATCGCAGGGTTGTTATATGGGCTTTCTCAGCTGGGCCTGTATTGCTCCTATGCTTTGGCTCTTTGGAATGCCTGGAGACTTGTCAGTAATGGAACGGCTAGTTTTACTGAAGTTATTGTGGCATCTACTGTAATGTTTTTTGCTTCTTCTACACTCTCGGAGACGATGACTTTGGTTCCAAATTTCGTTAAAAGCAGGGAAGCCGTGAAGTCGGTGTTCAAAATCCTGGACAGGCAGACACGGATGGAGCCAGAAGATCCAGAAGCATTCAATGTCGAACACTTGAAGGGAGACATAGAGTTCAGGAATGTCACATTTTGTTATCCTAATCGACCACAATTTATTGTTTTTGAAAACCTGGACCTGAAGTTGGAAGCAGGAAAGAGCTTAGCCCTTGTGGGATCTAGTGGGTGCGGTAAGAGCTCCATCATTGCACTGATCGAGAGATTTTATGACCCAACTGAAGGAACTGTTTTGATTGATGAAATGGACATCAGGAGTTATCATCTACGCTCTCTGAGATTGAACATTTCTCTGGTGCAGCAGGAGCCTGCTCTTTTTGCTACTTCTATCAGAGATAACATTCTGTACGGAAAGAAGAACGCATCAGAAGAAGAGGTGATCAATGCTGCGAGAATTGCAAATGCTCATGAGTTTATCAGCAAATTGCCTGATGGGTATGGGACTTTGGTAGGCGAGAGAGGAGTGGAAATGTCAGGAGGGCAGAAGCAGAGATTGGCAATAGCAAGGGCAGTACTGAAGAATCCTGCAATCCTGCTATTGGATGAGGCTACCAGTGGATTGGATGCAGAGTCAGAGAGGGTTGTTCAGGAAGCCTTGGAGAGGGTGATGGAAGGCAGAACATCTATTATTGTTGCTCATCGTCTCTCCACTATAAAGAATGTGGCCACCATTGCAGTGGTGAAGGAGGGAAGGATTGCAGAACAGGGATCTCATTCAGAGCTCATGGCCACACCTAATGGAGAATACAACAGACTGCTCAACCTGAAGGCCAGCCATCGAGCAGAGTCAATTGAGCAAGAGTTTATATCACTTTCGGGTTGA